A genome region from Candidatus Manganitrophus noduliformans includes the following:
- a CDS encoding TIGR00730 family Rossman fold protein: MDAKELQARIAELIELVSGPSENEDLVREIIITALTLSKNHATRGDLKIIHAALKEMRYAFKLYAPYKDRRKISVFGSARTRATEPIYAYAEEFARKIAAAGFMVITGAGEGIMRAVQGGAGRGNSFGMNILLPFEQAANEFIENDPKLMTFKYFFTRKLFFIKEASAIALFPGGFGTHDEGFEALTLLQTGKTNPLPVVFVDSPGGTYWKAWRAYVEDELLSRGLISEEDLNLFKVTDNVDHAVEEVVKFYKNYHSLRFVRDQLVIRLNHPVDLKMLDHLNASFSDILVGGKFEETKALADEANEPKFLPLPRIVFHFNRRDFGRLRQMINIINQY; the protein is encoded by the coding sequence ATGGACGCAAAGGAGCTTCAAGCACGAATCGCCGAACTCATCGAACTTGTCTCCGGTCCTTCGGAAAATGAAGATTTGGTCCGGGAGATCATTATCACCGCCCTCACCCTCTCAAAAAACCATGCCACCCGGGGGGATCTTAAAATCATCCATGCCGCCTTAAAGGAGATGCGGTATGCCTTCAAGCTGTATGCCCCTTATAAGGACCGGCGAAAGATCAGTGTTTTCGGTTCGGCCCGGACCCGCGCGACCGAGCCGATCTATGCGTACGCCGAGGAGTTTGCGCGTAAAATTGCGGCGGCCGGATTCATGGTGATCACCGGGGCAGGCGAGGGGATCATGCGGGCGGTCCAGGGAGGGGCGGGCCGGGGCAACAGCTTTGGGATGAACATCCTCCTGCCTTTTGAGCAGGCTGCCAATGAATTCATCGAAAACGACCCCAAGCTGATGACCTTCAAATATTTCTTCACGCGGAAGCTCTTCTTTATCAAAGAAGCAAGCGCCATCGCCCTTTTTCCGGGAGGGTTCGGGACGCATGACGAGGGATTCGAAGCGCTCACCCTTTTGCAAACCGGAAAGACCAACCCGCTGCCGGTGGTCTTCGTCGATTCCCCCGGCGGAACCTATTGGAAGGCATGGCGCGCCTACGTAGAAGACGAGCTTCTCTCCCGGGGGCTCATTTCGGAGGAGGATCTCAATCTATTTAAAGTGACCGATAATGTCGATCATGCCGTGGAAGAGGTGGTGAAGTTTTACAAAAACTATCATTCCCTCCGGTTCGTTCGCGACCAACTGGTGATTCGGCTCAACCATCCGGTCGATCTGAAAATGCTCGATCATCTCAACGCCTCTTTCTCCGATATTCTCGTCGGCGGAAAATTCGAAGAGACCAAAGCGCTGGCCGATGAGGCGAACGAACCGAAGTTCCTTCCGCTTCCCCGTATCGTGTTTCATTTCAATCGAAGAGATTTCGGCCGCCTGCGCCAGATGATCAACATCATTAATCAATATTGA
- a CDS encoding thioredoxin family protein, with translation MGDSIEIPRVDDENYPSYLAVPAAVVVFGIASCVPCNEFDPILKQAAEKYGGSVKFGKAQMHVPGACREIKKQYSFETFPTSHFYKNGVLVHTADEKLEYDELIRRIDQYLLV, from the coding sequence ATGGGTGATTCAATTGAGATCCCGAGGGTCGATGACGAAAACTATCCCTCCTACCTGGCCGTTCCCGCCGCGGTGGTTGTTTTTGGAATCGCCTCCTGTGTTCCGTGCAATGAGTTTGATCCGATTCTCAAACAAGCGGCGGAGAAATATGGGGGGTCCGTAAAGTTCGGAAAAGCGCAGATGCATGTTCCCGGGGCCTGTCGCGAAATTAAAAAACAATACTCCTTCGAGACCTTTCCGACCTCTCATTTCTATAAGAACGGTGTTTTGGTCCATACGGCCGACGAAAAATTAGAGTATGATGAACTGATCCGTCGCATTGATCAGTACCTTCTCGTTTAG
- a CDS encoding ketopantoate reductase family protein, with protein sequence MSIDNPQKQLKKVLVIGAGAVGGYFGALLCRSGIDVTFLVRPKSYRAIAGDGLQIKSVNGDFTVHPPLIQSVSQIDSVDLIILAVKAYDIPSLLEEIAPLVERGATLLTLQNGVDSEERILSYFKRDCLVAGVAYITSRLAAPGLIEHYRRGIISLGALSGEKSDRAAQIHQLLSNAGITAYLTGQIMKAKWEKLCWNATFNPLSVILDHPISLILDSAPLLEIVRQGIIEIIAVAAAEGIALKTNIIEETITASNQFREYHTSMYEDFKNGKPTEIEHLNGDLIRRGEKRGIPVPTHRALYGLVKGLEMKRAGGKPE encoded by the coding sequence ATGTCGATAGACAATCCGCAAAAACAATTGAAGAAAGTGCTCGTGATCGGAGCGGGCGCCGTCGGCGGTTATTTCGGCGCCCTCCTTTGCAGATCGGGAATCGATGTCACTTTTCTGGTCCGTCCGAAGAGCTACCGGGCGATCGCGGGGGACGGACTTCAGATCAAGAGTGTCAATGGCGACTTTACGGTTCATCCGCCGCTGATTCAAAGCGTCTCTCAAATCGACTCGGTCGATCTGATCATCCTCGCGGTCAAAGCGTATGACATTCCGTCTCTCCTAGAGGAAATCGCCCCGCTGGTGGAGAGGGGAGCAACCCTTCTCACCCTTCAGAACGGCGTCGACTCCGAAGAAAGAATTCTTTCCTACTTCAAAAGAGATTGCCTGGTCGCCGGGGTCGCCTATATCACCTCGCGGTTGGCGGCGCCCGGTCTGATCGAGCATTATCGAAGAGGAATCATCTCCCTCGGAGCGCTTTCGGGAGAGAAGAGCGATCGCGCCGCGCAAATTCATCAGCTTCTTTCAAATGCCGGGATCACCGCTTACCTGACCGGCCAGATCATGAAAGCCAAATGGGAGAAACTCTGCTGGAACGCGACGTTTAATCCTCTTTCCGTCATCCTCGATCATCCCATTTCGTTGATTCTCGATTCGGCGCCGCTCCTTGAAATCGTCCGGCAGGGAATCATCGAGATCATCGCGGTCGCGGCGGCCGAAGGGATCGCGTTGAAGACGAATATCATTGAAGAGACGATCACGGCCTCCAACCAGTTCCGCGAGTATCACACCTCGATGTACGAGGATTTCAAAAACGGGAAGCCGACGGAGATCGAGCATCTCAACGGCGATCTGATCCGGCGGGGAGAGAAAAGGGGAATTCCGGTTCCGACGCACCGCGCGCTTTATGGACTGGTGAAGGGCCTTGAAATGAAGCGAGCGGGAGGGAAACCCGAGTGA
- a CDS encoding peroxiredoxin: MAKEIEVGDEAPDFILKDQDQKEVKLSDFRGKKNVVLAFYPLDWSPVCTNENKCFTNDLPKFQDTDTEVFGISIDSTWSHKAWADALGLKHRLLSDMKRDAVKNYGLYLEDANIGKRATVIVDKNGKVRYKKVQEILTARDNNDILKALETVKNG; the protein is encoded by the coding sequence ATGGCGAAAGAAATTGAGGTGGGTGACGAAGCCCCCGATTTTATTTTGAAAGACCAAGATCAAAAAGAAGTGAAGCTCAGCGATTTTCGCGGCAAGAAAAATGTCGTCCTCGCGTTTTATCCGTTGGACTGGAGCCCCGTCTGCACCAATGAGAATAAATGCTTTACGAACGATCTTCCCAAGTTTCAGGACACCGATACGGAAGTCTTCGGGATCAGCATCGACTCCACCTGGTCGCACAAGGCGTGGGCCGACGCGCTCGGTCTGAAGCATCGGCTCCTCTCCGATATGAAGCGCGATGCGGTGAAAAATTACGGGCTCTACCTGGAAGACGCCAATATCGGAAAACGGGCGACGGTCATCGTCGATAAAAACGGGAAAGTCCGCTACAAGAAGGTCCAGGAGATCTTAACGGCCAGAGACAATAACGACATCTTGAAGGCCCTCGAAACAGTGAAGAACGGATAA
- a CDS encoding HAD-IIIA family hydrolase, protein MPAKIKGVFFDAGDTLFEVKGSVGAQYSRFAKKYGIEVDPALLNQRFKEVFKQSPPLTFPGVSGPELKRREKEWWYKIVREVFDEIRFPEFDALFEELFVFFKGPEGWSLFPETKEILDRLHREGYHLGIISNFDSRIGEVCRSLGIGHYFRTVTISSLEGVAKPAPEIFRKALKKAALSPEESVYVGDSPHHDIEGAREIGMRVFLLDRSGRYTKERSVPRLSSLSDLLDALEKNASPPG, encoded by the coding sequence ATGCCGGCTAAAATCAAAGGGGTTTTCTTCGACGCGGGAGATACCTTATTCGAAGTCAAAGGGAGTGTCGGCGCTCAATATAGTCGATTTGCAAAGAAGTATGGCATTGAGGTCGATCCGGCGCTTTTGAATCAACGATTCAAGGAGGTGTTTAAGCAAAGTCCGCCGCTGACCTTCCCGGGCGTCAGCGGCCCGGAGCTGAAAAGACGAGAGAAGGAGTGGTGGTACAAGATCGTTCGTGAAGTGTTCGACGAGATTCGCTTCCCGGAGTTCGATGCCCTCTTCGAAGAGCTCTTTGTTTTTTTCAAGGGGCCGGAGGGGTGGTCGTTATTTCCGGAGACGAAAGAGATCCTCGATCGGCTGCACCGGGAGGGGTATCATCTTGGAATCATCTCCAACTTTGATTCTCGAATCGGCGAGGTCTGCAGATCGCTCGGCATCGGTCACTATTTCCGGACGGTGACGATCTCCAGTCTCGAAGGGGTCGCCAAACCCGCTCCGGAAATCTTCAGGAAGGCCTTGAAGAAAGCGGCCCTTTCACCTGAAGAATCGGTTTATGTGGGAGACAGTCCGCATCACGATATTGAAGGGGCCAGGGAAATTGGAATGCGCGTCTTCTTGCTCGATCGTTCGGGACGCTACACGAAGGAGCGCTCCGTCCCGCGCCTCTCTTCCCTGAGCGATCTTTTAGACGCGCTGGAAAAAAACGCCTCTCCACCGGGCTGA
- a CDS encoding uracil-DNA glycosylase translates to MDIKERRKALEQLNREIRTTEHCPLCPYRTSAVPGEGPIDARLFMIGEAPGAEEDKIGRPFVGRAGMFLDKALAEAGLDREKIFITNAVKCRPPQNRKPKTDELLACRPFLDRQLELVQPEWICTLGAVATGLFLKESLTKIHGKLYPVDHNGRKYQLFPTYHPAAVFRVPVLGEEIRKDFKQLRERMVKSAPHSGKGPPQ, encoded by the coding sequence ATGGATATCAAAGAGCGTCGAAAAGCGCTGGAGCAACTCAACCGGGAGATTCGAACGACCGAGCACTGTCCCCTTTGCCCTTACCGGACGAGTGCGGTTCCGGGAGAAGGCCCGATCGATGCGCGCCTCTTCATGATCGGAGAAGCCCCCGGCGCGGAAGAAGATAAAATCGGGCGGCCCTTTGTCGGAAGGGCAGGGATGTTTCTCGACAAAGCGCTGGCCGAAGCCGGACTCGACCGGGAGAAAATTTTTATCACCAATGCCGTCAAATGCCGGCCCCCGCAAAATCGAAAACCGAAAACCGATGAACTGCTGGCCTGCCGCCCTTTTCTTGACCGCCAACTCGAGCTGGTTCAGCCCGAATGGATCTGTACGTTGGGAGCCGTCGCAACCGGTCTCTTCTTAAAGGAATCCCTCACAAAAATTCATGGAAAGCTTTATCCGGTCGACCACAACGGCAGGAAATACCAACTCTTTCCAACGTATCATCCTGCGGCCGTATTTAGGGTTCCGGTTTTGGGGGAGGAGATTCGGAAAGACTTCAAGCAATTGAGGGAACGGATGGTTAAATCCGCGCCTCATTCCGGGAAAGGGCCGCCTCAATGA
- a CDS encoding homoserine kinase: MKSVRVFAPASVGNIGPGFDVLGMALAGMGDTVAAVRRPEPGVSITEITGDRGRLSYKAEENTAGISAQAVLDHLVCREGVSLTLHKGVPGTGLGSSAASAVAAAYAVNLLFGEKLSKADLVPLAAVAESQVSRGFFLDNIGPSMMGGVTWNNPFTKEVVSLGRIEKAIIVVAIPDFPLLTKESRRVLPGMIPMEHFISNMAYASMIAWAVAKKDAARFGRSIQDRVAEAARAPLIKGFEDVKKGALSAGALGCSISGAGASIFAVTDDPKRAEKIGRAMEKAFQGHQVVSEIRITRMDRLGARMIK, translated from the coding sequence ATGAAATCGGTTCGTGTGTTCGCCCCCGCCTCCGTCGGAAATATCGGGCCGGGATTTGATGTGCTGGGAATGGCCCTCGCCGGAATGGGGGATACGGTGGCGGCGGTCCGCCGGCCCGAGCCGGGCGTCTCCATCACCGAGATCACCGGAGATCGGGGCCGGCTGTCATACAAGGCCGAGGAAAACACCGCGGGGATCTCCGCTCAAGCGGTTCTGGATCACCTCGTCTGCAGGGAGGGGGTCAGTCTGACCCTCCATAAGGGGGTTCCCGGAACCGGCCTTGGAAGCAGCGCGGCCAGCGCCGTTGCGGCGGCCTATGCGGTCAACCTTCTCTTCGGAGAGAAATTATCGAAGGCGGATCTGGTTCCCCTGGCGGCGGTGGCGGAATCTCAGGTGAGCCGCGGTTTTTTCCTCGATAATATCGGCCCCTCGATGATGGGAGGGGTGACCTGGAATAACCCCTTCACGAAGGAGGTGGTTTCGCTGGGACGGATTGAAAAAGCGATCATCGTCGTCGCCATCCCCGATTTTCCGCTTCTGACGAAGGAATCCCGGCGCGTTCTTCCGGGAATGATTCCGATGGAGCACTTCATCTCGAACATGGCCTACGCCTCGATGATTGCATGGGCGGTCGCCAAGAAAGACGCCGCGCGTTTCGGCCGGTCGATTCAGGATCGCGTCGCCGAGGCGGCCCGGGCGCCCCTTATCAAAGGGTTCGAAGATGTGAAGAAGGGGGCCCTTTCGGCGGGAGCGCTCGGCTGTTCGATTTCCGGCGCCGGGGCCTCGATCTTTGCGGTCACCGACGATCCGAAGCGGGCCGAAAAGATCGGAAGGGCAATGGAAAAAGCGTTTCAAGGGCACCAGGTAGTTTCAGAAATTCGGATCACCCGGATGGACCGTCTGGGTGCACGGATGATCAAGTAA
- a CDS encoding GDSL-type esterase/lipase family protein — protein sequence MFRPMKIIAFGDSLTVGYLSPFEATPYAEFLQPMLDPKTEIYVAGVSGETTDDMLRRFDRQVIRNAPDRVIILGGTNDLGWGISIDQIVANLARMYQSAQEAGIIPIACAVPSLLGADEFIPPRLALNRRIQETAKERKIPFADLFTPTADSVGRLLAEYSQDGLHLTPEGYRKIAHVLYETVFKEKK from the coding sequence GTGTTTCGCCCGATGAAGATCATCGCCTTCGGAGACAGCCTTACCGTCGGATACCTCTCCCCGTTTGAAGCGACCCCGTACGCCGAGTTCCTCCAGCCGATGCTCGATCCAAAAACGGAGATTTACGTCGCCGGCGTCAGCGGGGAAACCACCGACGATATGCTCCGGCGTTTCGATCGACAGGTGATCAGGAACGCCCCGGACCGTGTCATCATTCTCGGCGGCACCAATGATCTCGGATGGGGAATATCGATCGATCAGATCGTCGCCAACCTGGCCCGGATGTATCAATCGGCTCAGGAGGCCGGCATCATCCCGATTGCCTGCGCCGTCCCGTCTCTCCTCGGCGCGGATGAATTTATCCCTCCCCGCCTTGCGCTGAACCGTCGAATTCAAGAAACGGCGAAAGAGAGAAAAATCCCCTTTGCCGATCTCTTCACGCCGACGGCCGATTCCGTCGGACGCCTCCTGGCGGAATATTCCCAAGACGGTCTCCACCTTACCCCGGAAGGATACCGGAAGATCGCCCACGTTCTTTATGAGACGGTTTTTAAAGAAAAGAAATGA
- a CDS encoding response regulator gives MIDDHESTLDFIGEALTCMGYTPLLAEGGDEGLALCREKDIRAVLVDYIMPHMSGLEVAERIKASSHQLPVILTSASYIDATSDIEAKRVDYFLNKPFRLSELESVIEAALSRNEARI, from the coding sequence GTGATTGATGATCATGAGTCGACACTCGATTTTATCGGTGAAGCATTGACCTGTATGGGATATACCCCCCTCTTGGCGGAGGGAGGGGACGAAGGCTTGGCCCTCTGCCGCGAGAAAGATATCCGGGCTGTTTTGGTCGATTACATCATGCCCCACATGTCGGGTCTGGAAGTGGCGGAAAGAATCAAGGCTTCTTCCCATCAGCTCCCCGTCATTTTAACGAGCGCTTCCTATATCGATGCAACCAGCGACATCGAGGCGAAAAGGGTCGACTATTTCTTGAATAAACCTTTTCGATTGTCCGAGCTTGAATCGGTCATTGAGGCGGCCCTTTCCCGGAATGAGGCGCGGATTTAA
- the thiC gene encoding phosphomethylpyrimidine synthase ThiC, which translates to MENSPSNASEVNATLTDKGIDSNALTTKPYPSSKKIHVQGTQPGVRVAMREILQKPTHNMKGEAVEENPPLVVYDPSGPYTDPNATIDIRKGLAPLRMHWIWDRGDVEELPAVSSEYGRRRASDPSLDAIRFQHIRKPLRAKPGKNVSQMHYARKGIITPEMEYIAIRENQTLEAARANPKIAIQHPGNAWGAGIPAVITPEFVRDEVARGRAIIPCNINHPELEPMIIGRNFLVKINANIGNSAVASSIEEEVEKMIWATRWGSDTVMDLSTGKNIHETREWILRNAPVPIGTVPIYQALEKVNGKIEELSWEIYRDTLIEQAEQGVDYFTIHAGVLLRYVPLTEKRVAGIVSRGGSILAKWCLAHHQENFLYTHFEEICEIMKAYDVSFSLGDGLRPGAIADANDAAQFAELETLGELTKIAWEHDVQTMIEGPGHVPMHMVQVNMEKQLKECHEAPFYTLGPLTTDIAPGYDHITSGIGAAMIGWFGCAMLCYVTPKEHLGLPTKEDVKTGVITYKIAAHAADLAKGHPGAQARDNALSKARFEFRWEDQFNLSLDPETAKSFHDETLPAEGAKVAHFCSMCGPHFCSMRITEDVRDYAKKKALDEQAALEVGMIEKAEEFKKNGLEIYK; encoded by the coding sequence ATGGAAAACTCGCCATCGAACGCCAGTGAAGTCAATGCGACCCTAACCGATAAAGGTATCGATTCCAACGCCCTGACAACGAAACCCTATCCCTCTTCCAAAAAGATCCACGTGCAGGGGACCCAACCCGGGGTGCGTGTGGCGATGCGTGAGATTCTCCAAAAACCGACGCACAATATGAAGGGAGAAGCGGTCGAAGAGAACCCGCCGCTCGTTGTCTATGATCCGTCCGGTCCTTACACCGACCCGAATGCGACGATCGACATTCGGAAAGGACTGGCACCCCTTCGGATGCACTGGATTTGGGATCGAGGGGATGTCGAAGAACTCCCCGCCGTCTCATCCGAATATGGACGCCGCCGGGCCTCTGATCCCTCGCTTGATGCCATTCGCTTTCAACATATTCGGAAGCCGCTCCGCGCCAAGCCCGGGAAAAACGTGTCGCAAATGCACTACGCGCGAAAAGGGATCATTACCCCGGAGATGGAATATATCGCCATCCGGGAAAATCAGACGTTGGAAGCGGCCCGCGCGAATCCTAAAATCGCAATACAACATCCCGGCAACGCCTGGGGCGCCGGCATCCCGGCCGTGATCACCCCCGAATTTGTTCGCGATGAAGTCGCGCGCGGACGGGCGATCATCCCCTGCAACATCAACCATCCCGAGCTGGAGCCGATGATCATCGGGCGGAACTTCCTGGTGAAGATCAACGCCAACATCGGCAACTCGGCCGTCGCCTCCTCGATCGAAGAAGAGGTCGAGAAGATGATCTGGGCGACCCGCTGGGGCTCCGACACCGTCATGGACCTCTCGACCGGGAAGAACATTCACGAGACCCGGGAATGGATCCTCCGCAACGCGCCGGTTCCGATCGGAACGGTTCCGATTTATCAGGCGCTGGAGAAGGTCAACGGCAAGATCGAAGAACTAAGCTGGGAAATTTACCGCGATACCTTGATCGAGCAGGCGGAGCAGGGGGTCGATTACTTCACGATTCACGCCGGGGTTCTCCTCCGGTATGTCCCGTTGACGGAGAAGCGGGTCGCCGGAATTGTTTCCCGCGGCGGATCGATTTTGGCGAAATGGTGCCTGGCGCATCATCAAGAAAATTTCCTCTACACCCACTTCGAAGAGATCTGCGAAATCATGAAAGCATACGACGTCTCATTCAGCCTCGGAGACGGGCTTCGCCCCGGCGCCATCGCCGACGCCAATGATGCCGCCCAATTCGCCGAGCTGGAAACCCTCGGTGAGCTGACGAAGATCGCCTGGGAACATGACGTTCAGACGATGATCGAAGGCCCCGGACATGTTCCGATGCATATGGTCCAGGTGAACATGGAAAAGCAATTGAAGGAGTGTCATGAGGCCCCTTTCTACACCCTCGGCCCGCTGACGACCGACATCGCCCCCGGCTACGACCACATCACTTCCGGAATCGGGGCCGCGATGATCGGCTGGTTCGGCTGCGCCATGCTCTGTTATGTCACGCCGAAAGAGCATCTCGGCTTGCCGACGAAAGAAGATGTGAAGACCGGCGTCATCACCTATAAGATCGCCGCCCATGCGGCCGATCTGGCCAAGGGACATCCGGGGGCGCAGGCCCGCGACAACGCCCTCTCCAAGGCCCGATTCGAATTCCGATGGGAAGACCAATTCAACCTCTCGCTCGATCCGGAAACCGCCAAGTCTTTCCATGACGAGACGCTGCCGGCCGAGGGGGCGAAAGTCGCTCACTTCTGCTCGATGTGCGGCCCCCACTTCTGCTCGATGCGGATCACCGAAGATGTCCGTGACTACGCCAAGAAGAAAGCGTTGGATGAGCAGGCCGCTCTGGAGGTCGGGATGATCGAGAAGGCGGAAGAATTCAAGAAGAACGGTCTGGAGATCTATAAATAA
- the fbp gene encoding class 1 fructose-bisphosphatase, with product MELGTTLTRFLIEQQRKHYPKATGDFTGLLAEIATAAKIISREVNQAGLIDLLGYKGRQNIHGERVQKLDDFANETFIKMLCHTGHLIGIASEELEGIYQVPDTYPKGKYVLLVDPLDGSSNIDVNISIGSIFSIHRRKSTGPEATMEDFLQPGRDQIGAGYIIYGSSTMMVYSTGFGVHGFTLDPSIGEFLLSHENLRIPPKGNIFSINEGNANLWSDGIKRYIEGMKKTGATARYVGSLVADFHRNLLKGGIFLYPGDSKNPQGKLRLLYEAAPLAFIIEQAQGKATTGNHPILDIKPEKLHQKVPLIIGSAEDVKQAEASLRGQ from the coding sequence ATGGAGCTGGGGACCACCCTCACCCGATTTCTGATCGAACAGCAACGAAAACATTATCCGAAAGCGACGGGAGATTTCACCGGCCTTCTGGCGGAAATCGCCACCGCGGCCAAGATCATTTCGCGGGAGGTGAACCAGGCCGGACTGATCGACCTCCTTGGTTACAAGGGGAGGCAGAATATACACGGCGAGCGGGTCCAGAAGCTGGACGACTTCGCCAATGAAACCTTCATCAAGATGCTCTGCCACACCGGCCATCTCATCGGCATCGCCTCCGAAGAGCTGGAGGGGATCTACCAGGTTCCGGACACCTATCCCAAAGGGAAATATGTTCTTTTGGTCGATCCGCTCGACGGCTCATCGAATATCGACGTCAACATCAGCATCGGCTCGATCTTCTCCATCCACCGGAGAAAAAGCACCGGCCCGGAAGCGACGATGGAAGACTTTCTCCAGCCGGGACGCGATCAGATCGGCGCCGGCTACATCATCTACGGCTCCTCGACGATGATGGTCTACAGCACCGGTTTCGGCGTTCACGGATTTACCCTCGATCCGAGCATCGGAGAGTTTCTTCTCTCCCATGAAAACCTCCGGATTCCACCGAAAGGAAATATCTTCAGCATCAACGAAGGAAACGCCAACCTCTGGAGCGACGGGATCAAGCGGTATATCGAAGGGATGAAAAAAACGGGCGCCACCGCGCGGTATGTCGGCTCCCTTGTGGCCGATTTTCACAGAAACCTTCTCAAGGGAGGGATTTTCCTCTACCCCGGCGACAGCAAAAACCCGCAAGGCAAACTTCGACTGCTCTATGAGGCGGCCCCGCTCGCCTTTATCATCGAACAGGCCCAAGGGAAGGCGACGACCGGGAATCATCCGATCCTCGATATCAAACCTGAAAAGCTTCATCAAAAGGTCCCCCTGATCATCGGAAGCGCGGAAGATGTCAAACAGGCCGAAGCTTCCCTCCGAGGACAATAA
- a CDS encoding sulfide-dependent adenosine diphosphate thiazole synthase, with product MKEREIQPLREADITRNIAREYYKEFDQMIESDVLIVGAGPSGLLCGRDLASSGYKVVIVEQLNHLGGGFWNGGYLMNKATIAHPAQEILEKIGVPVKKISKEMYIVDPPHATAKLIASAYDAGVKVMNMTKVVDLVLRGDKNRLEGLVVNWYPLEAMGHDAAHVDPIALESKIVVDATGHDAVTLQLLARRNLYANIPGNGAMWVDRSEEMVMEKTGEVYPHLFVVGLSVAAVYGTPRMGPAFGAMLLSGRKGAELIRKKLKR from the coding sequence ATGAAAGAAAGAGAGATTCAACCGTTGCGAGAAGCCGACATCACACGAAACATCGCGCGGGAATATTACAAAGAATTCGATCAGATGATCGAGTCGGATGTCCTCATCGTCGGGGCCGGACCGTCGGGACTTCTCTGCGGGCGCGATCTCGCCTCCTCCGGATATAAGGTGGTGATTGTCGAACAGCTGAACCATCTCGGCGGCGGCTTCTGGAACGGCGGTTATTTGATGAATAAGGCGACGATCGCCCATCCGGCTCAAGAAATTTTGGAAAAGATCGGCGTGCCGGTCAAAAAGATCTCAAAAGAAATGTACATCGTCGATCCGCCCCATGCCACCGCCAAGCTGATCGCGTCCGCGTATGATGCCGGCGTCAAGGTGATGAACATGACGAAGGTGGTCGACCTGGTCTTGCGGGGGGATAAAAATCGATTGGAAGGACTCGTCGTGAATTGGTATCCGCTCGAAGCGATGGGGCACGACGCGGCCCATGTCGATCCGATCGCGCTCGAGTCGAAGATCGTCGTCGATGCCACCGGACACGATGCCGTGACCCTGCAGCTCCTCGCCCGGCGGAATCTCTACGCGAATATCCCCGGCAACGGGGCGATGTGGGTCGATCGCTCCGAAGAAATGGTCATGGAAAAAACGGGGGAAGTCTACCCCCATCTTTTTGTCGTCGGCCTCTCCGTCGCCGCCGTCTACGGCACCCCCCGCATGGGGCCCGCTTTCGGCGCGATGCTCCTTTCGGGGCGAAAAGGGGCGGAGCTGATTCGGAAAAAACTGAAAAGATAA